tttacaaagaagatacgtgtacgttggtgaaaaggtgttgaattctttcattttatggattaaaatttttagttgaagGGTATTTGCAGTCTTAAAagggtttgttgtgatgaatttgactgttattttcaaggcaacttcattaactttctccaaaatcgttccggagcgattctgcaattttctgctacattacgggtacaTGGAAGGCgttctaactgtggtgagggcctttcccgagacacggttagattattcaaactaaggaaagtgtagtgaaattgatggcattattgtaggcttatcgatgtacctatttcgtaaaatagcaatgcaatgtcaacccgtgcacgcatgggtcaaagtctagtcAAGATTAAAAGGATAGGCATCcactgtacaatgatttatgaagatttgatttcTATAcgattcaatttaaaaattggttaaaattgggggcagatatttgaccaaaccgcacatagtcctttatgcCATTCATACAATATGTTTTGTGCAGTTTTATCTTGTTTACAGCTAATATGTAATTAGCTATAAATGCACATGCATAGACATACCaacattcaaatatatataaataaaagtatataaaaatatatatatttaaaaaattgtcgtACACACATATACATAGgtgtcggaaccgggggggcttagcccccccacattttttgcaaagttatacctaaacattagaaacatagcatgatagagggtttcagcccccccccccccccactttttctcgcaggaaagattattgttccgaaatttaccttgaaatattgagaaggtggattcagaagcatactagccccctcCCCCTGGATTAGAAATTTCATGGttgagggaaaaaaaatttgggtaagtaattttttttttgaagtataggtatactcccccctcccccccccccccaccccccaccccacggattaggattttgggaattacttttttctcaatatttctgaggatcccactttcaatttgcttccgacgccagtgcatatatatatatatatatatatatatatatatatatatatatatatatatatatatatatatatattgcaccACTTATAAAGCTAAAACACAGGCAATCTTTGGATTTTAAGATTTGGTCTTAAGACAACattgatatataatattgtacTCTACATTGAAATAAAGAGGAGAAAATGGGGATGGATAGGCCACACTCTACGTAAATCCCCAGAAAACATCACAAGACAGGCACTGGATTGGAACCCACAGGGAAAGAGAAAGGTGGGGAGACCTAGGCAAACCTGGAGAAGATCAGTAGAGTCAGAGGCAAAAGAGGCAGGCTTCACCTGGGCCCAGTTAAAGAAAGTAGCCCAAAACAGAGTCCGCTGGCGAGGAGTGGTTGCGGCCCTATGCTCCCCAAGGAGCGAACAGGAATAAGTCAAGTAAGTCATTGTACTctacagctacatgtatataattctcCTCCCAAAGTTCAgtagaaaatatatatagtcTCGCTATAAAACATCATGATGAATCGTGCATATgggtaaaataattaaattaagaaATCATCAAGGCCTTCGGGAGAGATTTCAACTCCCTTTGATTAACGCGATGAAGCCATGTTGATCAGACCGATTACCAGATCACTTATAAATAGATCATCTAACGTTATAATTACCAGTAAGTCGAAAGGAATGATCTTCCATGAAGCCCCATATCCCAGTGACCATCACTGTCATTGTTTTGCTAGGGACAGGTATCCACTGGACCATCGCCCCACATCCATCCATGTCTGTTTGGCTTACGGCAAAACTGAAAATTCCCCAATCTAAATTTAAATAACCCGGAAGCACTAGGAAGCACTACTATTTGTACTATTTGTCTGCTAAAAAACGTAGTTGCGGGGGCGTGTACTAGactatattttatacatatctATATAGGCCAATATGCGATCCAATATACTAAAAGTATGCTGCACATAGGCCTATTTAGTAAAAGGCACGAAGAGCCAAGGCTAGcagacgggggggggggggggggggggggggagggttacatacagagagagagagagagagagagagagagaggcgtataaaaaaatttattttcaatgattttgtcATAGGCTCCCCATCTCCCATCTGACCAGCATGCCACACCCCATTTTTCTTCTCGCAGTAAGCATGtagaaaagtaaaaattatgATGGATTGCaacaccccaccccccccccccccacacacacacacacacttttcatGCTTTTAAGGAgcatatttaaaattgaagtaaaataaccgaaatgaaattaaattgatgTATTTGGTACTACGCACTCGCAGCCTAGTGAATGGGTTTTCGGTATTCGGATGagtctctcccccccccccccccccccctcccttttcAAAATGATGATACGTGTTTTGGAAGGATGCTTTTCATGCGTGCCCAATAGCAACTTTTCAAGCAAAAACAGAAGTTTTCCAATTAGCACACCAAAATTGTTCGTTATCAAATGTAAAGTATGAAATATTGACTAGCTGTCCAATTATCttatatacatgaacattgGGGATGGGGTGGGGATGGGGTACGGCGAACGCTCTTTTCAAaactaacaagtaaaacagGAAACATGGGGATAAAACCCTTCCTTTAATTTCTTAGTTGTTTATATGGAGTGgaatggattttaaaaaaaacatgccccccccccccctcactttttctcgcagcagacatttttcttcattcaaatataaaaattgaagaaGCACGGGGTTTCTTTATTGGAAGGAAGTAAAGTAATAAATGGTagtgaaaataaggaaatcaacaatgaaattgGAGCTATTAAAAGGAATGCTACGCACCCCCTCCCCGGATTAgggttttcatgattttgaaaaatatcccttttatctatttttttatttattcacttttttttgcttgtaaatattttgtttttcaattggaggaggctgccccccccccttgaatAACGTTACTTCGTGCCTGAACGTGCCTCTTGGAAGTTTTTGGTCGTGTGAGTGTTTGTTGTTTCTGTCCGTttgttgttttatatgtttGTGTTCCTTGTTTTTGTGTCTTCGtctttgttgttttgtttgtttgtaagttgtttgttgttttctgtCAGTGCGTTTGTTGTTTTCTGTCTGTGTGTTTCTTGTTTTCTGTCTgtgtgtttgttgttttttgtctgtgtgtttgttgttttttgtctgtaacactgtgccggataattatgccagtgccaaggtggcatttttgcccccgcttaagatgcagttttggaaaaatccatatataccAAATGGTAGAcaattgtctagagagtatataaccacttttgtttttagtgtatttcacctgacaggtgagatatttacctttaaaaattaatatcccataggaaaatgataattcccataggagaattgattctcctacaggaaatattgacaatcctgtaggatttttaaaaagtcctataggaattttatttcatataggggaatggtatttcctgtaggaatttgattcagacatgtagttttcctataggatattaagttttcatATCGGATTtaatcaaatcctatcggaattgaaattgctataggaagttcttttattccgataggaaatttcaaattacctataggaatattgcttttcctatgggaaaaattattttcctataagaatttatgtttgaaaggtaaatatctcacctgacaggtgagatacaatgataacaaaggtggatgtaaactctttaagcaatggtctataaTATGGcatgaatttttcgatatatgcagcttagacgggtgcaaaaatgccaccttggcactggcgtgattatccggcacagtgttctGTGTAGTTGTTTTCTGTCTgtgcatttgttgttttctgtcTGTGTCTGTCGTTTTTTGTCTGTGTAGTTGTTTTCTGTCTTTGTGTTTGTTGTTTTCTGTCTGTGTCTGTCGTCTTTTGTCTGTGTAGTTGTTTTCTGTCTGTGTGTTTGTTGTTTTATGTCTGtgtctgttgttttttttctgtgtagTTGTTTTCTGTCAGTGTGTTTGTTGTTTTATGTCTGTGCGTTTGTTGTTTTCTGTCTGTGTGTTTGTTGTTTTCTGTCTGTGTAGTTGTTTTCTGTCTTTGTGTTTGCTGTTTTCTGTCTatgtgtttgttgttttctGTCTGTGTCTGTCGTTtctgggagttgattttaatcaactctcctatgcagttattcagacaaaccgaaagtgaaacagtgtttggacctcagcacaaatcatcaccgctgacaagatttagttcttgaaaataattgataaattcaatgtaatatatactaaagcattgttttttcaagaaaacttatttatacatgtaaatacctttaaaatagtcagattttaaatggtacgaacaatttaaatattttttgtagtcgtatgtattcctacgccagagttcaatatagtctcgttcaactcgacgctcggctgtctctgtaaatccttgtcggagatttacggggtcagccgagcgtttggttgaacgatactagagttcaatattgcttggatccatacaattttcgagaaatatttccatcactgatacatagtttgattgaattaattctatctttaaatattatttaacatgattcatatgggggtttctcgacattcttgtcgaaaaagtccaaaaattcatatcataacaatgtgcgtaattcaaattagaaactacatgttcTTGTCAcgaaaaataacatatcattgattttaaaataaataaacatggacaaaatcaactcccgtcagttcttcagtactttgatttgtctGTATAATTGTTTTCTGTCTGtgtgtttgttgttttctttctatgtctGTCGTCTTTTGTCTGTGTAGTTGTTTTCTGTGTTCTGTGATCTTGTTTTTTCTGTCTGTATAAATGGTTTTTTTCTCTGcgcttgtggttttttttttcgtattgTTGTTCTTTTCTGTGTGGTAGTTTCCTGAGTCTTTGTTGCTCTCTGTGTGCATGGTTAACCGGTTGTTTTCAATCTGTGTTTGTTCGCTATTTAAATGTTTGTGGGTTGTCTGTTTATTGTTGTGTGATTGTTGTGAGTTTTCTTTGTCTggttgtttgttaatttttgtcCTATTTGTTTTTGAGCTATTGAATTGTTGTTTTTCCGGTATGTTGTAATACATCTATACCTTTTTCTTTAACAACAGAATTCTAAATTTGTATGTCAAGGGATGTTTTTTATATTTCGGAGTTGTCGACGTGCAATACAAAAGACGTTGTTTTAGCCGTTTTAACAACagtgtgcattatttacaaagaagatggggggataaggcgtgtaaaatgtccatacacggtcggacaagctactgaaaaataaaaatatcaataaatctgggggttttgtttttaaatcatttaaaacaatatacattttacatatcattgatttttaatctataaacttttttaatacttggaatatgttaacccaaacaggcgtatacgtatcaaaacctgctaatgctgtcattttttagaacttcagcTATATAGGGCATTTTCTTTTacagagtgggtctgtgctccatatttttctcatagtctagaTAAGGTcttttggaaaacaaaccgatttcaatcaacaaaaacgtgaagagatgacccactatacattaaaaatataactttgtATCTTAACAActaaaccttttaaaaaaataatgcaagtccgtaaattcgtggtcaaaatcacacataatatttagaCAGTCTacattgttgtgtctgaaatggctcagtggttagagtacctgcataagctaatcttttttttttttttttttttttttttttgtatgtaccggtatttattaattaaacacaaTACATTTGGATGCGAGATAAAACCTCTCTAGATATACATCACCTGAGGTGCCAGGGGCCCCCTGGATCAGTAATGCTGTTCAGAGGTATAAATGAATCATACATCTATATATAATGTACAAAGTATCTGTTTTCTTTAgtatttataattgtatttttttaagcgTAATTAGACGTAGATATGAAATAACACAAAGTAATACAAGTAATATTCAAGTAAAATAAGAGTACTATTCGGGGAGGTAtcattcagtcaattgatatAATATTCGTATCAATATTGTGCATATATTTGTAaagcatttttatattttgtacaaagtatttgttttcttcaatatttataattgtatttttttaaagcgtAATTAGacgtaaatataaaataacacattttaaaacaagtaaTAGTAAAGTAAAATAAGAGTACTATTCGGGGAGGTATCATTCAgtcaattaatataatattcgtatcaatattgtacatatatttgtagAACATGCctgttcaataaaatatttttagcaataaatatataatcggaGCATAAAGCAAATATGCGGCAGGACTAACAACAACATCACAGTCCAAAATTGCCTACCGCATATATGTGAAGAGGGGCAGGTCTCCCTCTTGTTCATTACAATAGTACATTaataaagtttataatatttcatttatcatatactatttgataattttttcaagaatgctaaagtttaaatttacacagtttgatttttttttacagtaagatACAATTGCATAAGcgcattttaagaaaaaaaaaaaaaccagcacaTATCTTCAGATGACACATGTTCGTTTAAGATTCTacgtttcattttatatttgtaaatttaccATGCAATGAATGACAGAGTGTTGTCTAAGATAAGAGTATATTTGTTGCTCGTGAAAATAAAGCCAATGACAATCAATTTCCATGTAACATCAATATTTAGTATCAGAGAAATTTTCCGGCAAAGTGGCATTATCAAGTCACACTCGTagattaaatgttttatattttctggCGTATTGCAATTATTACAGTTACCAATAATGTTTTTATCCCATTTACTAACCAATAGATTCGTGGTCAACAAGTTGTGAAGTAATTTTTAATTAACTTCTAATACAGATTTATCAAATAATGATCGAATCTTGTTCTTGTAGATTACATTAAAGTAGTACTTGTCTATTTGGAATTCTTTACACCATATATTTTCCATAATAGGTTTTTGGGATTTCTTGTTTATAAGAATATTGTAGAAAAATTTAGACTTTTTATTTGAAGTCTCTTCTAGCTTTCCTTCAAAATAGAAATGTAACTTAGTGAGCGAATTCGTGAAATTTATGGTTTGTAAATCTATTCTTGAAATGTGCAACTTTATTGCATTTTTAACTATGAAgtactcatataaaaaattgcttGTTGATTCCAAGCATTCTTTTATGttgtttattgttttgaagCCATTTTCATTAAAAGGGTCTTTTACTAGTAATAAACCTTTAgtccaacttaaaaaaaaatagagatttacccttaaaacatatgtttttattgaaccAGAATATTTTGATTAGCAAAATTGGTTAATGAAATATCTTTGCATTCGTGACAGGCCACAAAGACCTCTTTACAGAACACAGGGAGGGAGTTTAATTTAAATTCGGTGTATTTTTTAATGCTTGAATTGATCAAAAATGGAATATTGATATTATGTTTAACTACACAAGCGTTCAAGAGTGAAGATAGACTACttctattttgaataattttcgaAACCCATGAAGCTTTTATAGCTTTGAGTTTTGATTCAATGTCTGTAATACCAATGCCGCCTTCATTTATGTTTCTAATTAAGGACGCGCTCTCGATTTCCCcaaataaaagagaaatatattttattacaatgtaaTACTCTTTATGGGAGATTGTTCAGGGTTTTCTAAAAATAGTAGCCGTGTACAAAACCTTGGAGATTAAAAGAGAATTTATAAGATGGCATTTtccaaaaatacatgtagttaattttCTACTTCGCCAAGAGTCaagtattttttcaaattccttAAGTTTACATAACCAGTTTCTTTCATTATTTTCGGTTTTATTATGCCCCATATATATAccaaaacatttcattgtttcaaaattaatttttatacctTTAAGAGTTGTTTTGCCTTCCATAGTATGTTTAAGCGCCCCTAAAGGAATACATTCCGTCTTTGATAAATTCAACTTTGTTCCTGATACAGATCCaaagttttcaataattttgacAACATGTTCAAGGGATTCTATGTCCTTAACAGGGAAAGTACTATCATCTGCATGTtgtatgtatttaatttcattttgtgtgTTGCTTATTTAAATCCTTTAACACCATCAGAATTATTAATTCTCGTTGATAAAATTTCCATtacaaatagaaataaaatagcTGAGACAGGACATCCTTGTCTAATACCTCTATACATATGACATTTTCTAGAGACCCAAccattgtttttttatatatagaaataaggatttgtatacaaaattttgatccATTTAACAAAATTGTCGCCGAAATTAAATTTCCTCATTAATCATTAGACCATTGTGACTTTCTAGCTGGGATTTTGTATTACCATAAAAACTTATTGTATTGCATCAGGCTGTCTGGATATCAATGCTTCTGTAAAGGGGGCTCGCTTTGTTCGGTTCTGTGATGCTTTCAATATCCCAATTGTGATGTTCGTATATGTACCGGGAATTTTACCAGGTAAATCCATAccggtatttatttttaaaaatgaaaatcaattttaacaatCCTTTGATTGTAATGGCTCAAAGAAAATCTCTTGTCATGTTAAAAGGTCTTGTATTTTAAGAGGGTTTACAAATTACGACCTACTTCTGCAATGAACTTGACGTGTGTAAAAAGACCAAGAATGAAGCTATTTATCAGTAGACAATGATGTGTGTTCGTTAAATTGTCTTGTGAAAAGATCTTATGTCAAAGGttaatttacaaataataaCCTACTCCAATGAATTGGTGTGTAGAAAAATAATGAAGCTCGATAAATCTTGATGTTTACAAGCATCTCCACAATTTTTGTAGGAACTAACCAGGAGTATGGAGGAATTATCCGACATGGAGCCAAGCTTCTGTTTGCTTATGCTGAAGCTACTGTACCTAAAATCACAGTCATCACGCGTAAGGTGAGCTAAAGTAACCTATATAAAAGCATTTCTAGAAATAAAAAGTAATCTCCTTTTATAGtgaataactacatgtactcaAAACACCAGTCATGATTGTAAAGATAAATATCCATTTTTGTTCCTGTGGTGATATACAGGACACAAGGCATCATAGTATGAGTTACCGTGTCATATCATGGTAAGATGAGATTTGTACAGAGAAATGCCCACATCAATGTGTACAGTAAAGTatcttgtttatgtaaaataaaagaatCATATGTTACCACATTCACAGATTTATAGTCAGAACTGTATAATTATCAAATACCATGTGTTGTAGTTAGTACAAAATTGTATTGGCATATCAAGTACTGAGGTTTGACCTGTATTCTAGTAATGTTTCTCCCTACAATTCCATGTTTCTCCCTTTATTCCAGGCGTACGGTGGGGCCTTTGATGTAATGAGTTCTAAACACCTGAGAGGAGACACAAACTATGCTTGGCCCACAGCAGAGGTCGCTGTCATGGGAGCAAAGGTCAGGAGTCACTTTATCTATTCAATGTtctatactataaaaaaaaccaaagagtcaaagtattttgataaaaatgtcaaAGTATGTGTTTGATAATTTAACTTGAGAAGATAAATTAAAACACACTTAATCTTAATTCTAATTACAGTAGGCTTCCTTTTTTCTCagctaaattttttaaatctattaaaaaaaagctACAGGTATATGTTGTACCATTTAagtgggagttgattttaatcaactctcccaTGCAGTTACTCaaacaaaccgaaagtgaaacactGTTTGGACcacagcacaaatcatcgccgctgacaagacttaattagttcttttcttttaaataattgataaattcgaaataATGTACGCTAtagctttttttttcaaggaaacttatttataaataccttgaaaatagccatattttaaatggtacgaacaatttagatattttttgtagtcgtatgtattcttacgccaaTATAggctcgttcaactcgacgctcggctgtctccgtaaatctccgacaagcagagagtttctcttgcttgtcggagattaacggcgacagccgagcgtttgtttgaacgagacgagagttcaatattgcttggatccctaaattttctagaaaaatatctataactgacacatagtttgattgaattaaattaattctatctttaaatatcgTTGTCCATCCATCCGTCTGTCagtctgtaaacttttaacattttttacttcttctcaaaaaccactggaaACATATTTgcgaatgtaaatattaagtaCCGGTAATGATATTGCATATCACAATATGGACTTTAATGATTGCTATTCAGAGTCTGAATCAACAATGAGCATGCATACAAAATGGTAGCTCCACTTAAATTAAGCATTTTGTTGATTGAATCATGCATCCTTTCAAGTTATTATTACATACAAGGATATCAACCTGAAGTATAGTATATGAACTCCCTATTTtcctttcattatttttttgttgttgagatTTTTTAGTTTGGGTAGAGGGTCATTTTAATCAGACTACAAACAATGTTgagaatttataatttattcatgACACTTTGCATACCTGGATGAAACAGAACAGTTTCCGGTCAACAATCATCATTTTACAAACGAACTTGCAACaaagtcataaatatttttaaatctcaTGTATTGCTTTTTGGTGAACAAAATTTATACAAAACCATTAATTTACAACCATTTTGATTTctgtaattatattttaaagccATTAGATTGATTATCTGTGATAAATAGGCATCCATTAATTTGGTTGCAATTGTTATGTAAAGCGTAGTCCTGTACCACAATCATGTATCACATCAATTGAGAATATAAAAAATCTGAGTATAAATTgagcataaaaaaaatcaatacagatCATAGGTTAACAACTCATTAACTAAAAATGCGTAGAATTCTAAAacttaatattttaacatacatgtaaaaagtataaataagtACAAAAGAAAAAAGTCTTAAGTTTGTGGGAGATTGTTcagttaaagctgacatgaattcattaatatgcattatttcccttttatcttcGACTACCCCCATATTAGTTGTCAAATTCTATTCTTCTGCTCATCACTACACACTCCCAATATGAGGCTAAGAGCACTACTCATACTTCACTAAGTCAGGTTTTGCACATTACATTGGACGGAAAGATTTGAAGGAACAAAAATGATATGACAATCACTGCACTAGTAAGGAATATCCACTGAAAGATGAAACAAAACATactgaaatccaggcacatatatttcaaaaacccTATATCATGGTAGAACATTCCCCTGTGTCATAAGgttattataatattgtatttgtgCAAACCACATGCTGTAGCAGATCGTGCAGCGGCAGCATGGCCATCAGACTTTAAAAGACGGGGTGTTTTGGTAGAAACTGAAAGCAACAATGTGACATTGTTTATACATTCTTTGATTTACTATTGCTTATAACTGTGTTTGATTTGGTGTGGCTTAGGTCTACAATAAGATGTAGACATTATGCACTCTAAATAAACGACACACATGTTCAATTTGCAtgtgaagtaaggcagcacAGCACTATCTGTGCAAGATAATGTGGATACAatggaaattctttcaaagaataaaccatcctttatttttattgattgaagtttccttcatttttttaacaaacatagTACTATAATGTGTAGTTCAATTATTTTGGGGTCCATGCAACCTGAAAGCCT
This is a stretch of genomic DNA from Crassostrea angulata isolate pt1a10 chromosome 4, ASM2561291v2, whole genome shotgun sequence. It encodes these proteins:
- the LOC128182200 gene encoding propionyl-CoA carboxylase beta chain, mitochondrial-like yields the protein MFKGFYVLNRESCLDINASVKGARFVRFCDAFNIPIVMFVYVPGILPGTNQEYGGIIRHGAKLLFAYAEATVPKITVITRKAYGGAFDVMSSKHLRGDTNYAWPTAEVAVMGAKVNYQSKA